The proteins below come from a single Deltaproteobacteria bacterium genomic window:
- a CDS encoding ATP-binding cassette domain-containing protein translates to MPDILNVENLHKRFPLKKGGAVCAVNGITFSIPKGKTLGLVGESGCGKTTTGRCIVRLIEPTEGRVIYDGKDVTRVSEREFRNLRSEIQIVFQEPYDALNPRKKVRQILEDPLMVSGRFDKVERLERVREALEMVELTDDRLNKYPIQLTQGEQQRIGVARALITNPKVVVLDEPTSLLDIRFRAEIVVLLKKLQEKLGISYLFITHDLVVISELSHRVAIMYLGRIVEEGPAHAVFGSPLHPYTRALLAAGLLPDPDQEKVEFVLKGEVPSPVNLPDNRCNLAPRCPLAKTHCYESLPKLQELGEGHFVACFEATHP, encoded by the coding sequence TTGCCGGATATACTAAACGTGGAAAACCTACATAAGCGGTTCCCTCTTAAGAAAGGAGGGGCTGTTTGTGCGGTCAATGGTATCACATTTTCGATCCCCAAGGGGAAAACTCTCGGACTCGTTGGAGAAAGCGGCTGTGGTAAAACGACAACAGGCCGATGCATCGTTCGTTTGATCGAACCAACGGAGGGCAGGGTCATTTATGACGGTAAGGACGTAACTCGAGTTTCCGAGCGTGAGTTTAGAAATCTGAGGTCCGAAATTCAAATTGTCTTTCAGGAGCCTTACGATGCCTTGAATCCAAGAAAGAAGGTAAGACAGATACTGGAAGATCCGTTGATGGTGAGTGGGAGATTTGATAAGGTTGAACGTTTGGAAAGGGTGAGAGAAGCTTTGGAAATGGTGGAACTGACCGACGACCGTCTGAATAAGTACCCTATTCAGTTAACTCAGGGCGAGCAACAGAGAATCGGAGTCGCCCGGGCTCTTATCACAAATCCAAAAGTCGTCGTCCTTGACGAACCTACATCATTGTTGGATATACGTTTCCGTGCAGAAATCGTGGTACTTCTGAAAAAATTACAAGAAAAACTAGGCATTTCTTATCTCTTCATCACCCACGACTTGGTTGTCATATCTGAGCTCAGCCACCGGGTGGCGATAATGTATCTGGGGAGAATCGTTGAAGAGGGACCAGCACACGCAGTTTTCGGATCTCCCCTACACCCCTACACACGTGCCTTACTCGCTGCAGGACTGCTGCCAGACCCAGACCAAGAAAAGGTGGAATTCGTATTGAAGGGAGAGGTACCGAGCCCTGTGAACCTGCCCGACAACAGATGCAATTTGGCTCCACGCTGTCCACTGGCAAAAACCCATTGTTATGAGTCACTTCCTAAACTGCAGGAATTGGGAGAAGGCCACTTTGTTGCCTGCTTTGAAGCTACTCACCCGTAG
- a CDS encoding pyruvate dehydrogenase (acetyl-transferring) E1 component subunit alpha: MSEIRKISESRLRELYKRLLMVRRFEEKVDELFRKGKIYGTVHVSVGQEAVAVGVAEALRADDLVIATHRGHGHCLMRGADPRLMMAELLGKATGLCGGKGGSMHIVDAKRGMLGAMGIVGEGMPIAAGVGLALKMQKREQVCVCFFGDNASNGGPFHESLNVSALWKLPVVFVCENNLYGLSVPLKKTSAVEDIAVQAKAYDIPGIVVDGMDVLAVYDEARKAVRRARRGKGPSLLECKTYRFLGHSRGDPAYGPYRSKEELVAWKKRDPLLVINKDGRLSPEDVKEVEKEVSEMIEQAVRYAEKSPEPDAGTVLEDIYVQERCSPS, from the coding sequence ATGAGTGAGATTCGGAAGATATCAGAAAGCCGCCTCCGAGAGTTGTACAAAAGGCTATTGATGGTTCGCCGATTCGAAGAAAAGGTGGACGAACTGTTCAGAAAGGGGAAAATATACGGGACGGTCCACGTTTCGGTCGGGCAGGAGGCTGTGGCGGTCGGGGTTGCTGAGGCATTACGCGCGGATGATCTCGTGATCGCCACCCATCGAGGCCACGGCCATTGTTTGATGAGGGGAGCCGATCCCAGGCTGATGATGGCTGAGCTTCTAGGAAAGGCTACGGGGCTGTGCGGGGGCAAGGGCGGATCGATGCACATTGTGGATGCGAAGCGCGGAATGTTGGGCGCCATGGGGATTGTTGGTGAAGGGATGCCGATCGCGGCGGGAGTCGGCCTGGCACTCAAGATGCAGAAAAGGGAGCAGGTCTGTGTCTGTTTTTTTGGAGACAATGCGTCCAACGGGGGGCCATTTCATGAGTCCCTCAATGTATCGGCTTTGTGGAAGCTCCCGGTAGTCTTCGTCTGTGAGAACAACCTCTACGGTCTGTCGGTTCCGCTGAAAAAGACTTCAGCCGTCGAAGACATTGCCGTCCAGGCAAAAGCCTATGATATACCAGGGATTGTAGTGGACGGCATGGATGTTTTGGCTGTATACGACGAAGCCAGGAAGGCTGTGAGAAGGGCCCGCCGTGGAAAGGGGCCGTCGCTTCTGGAGTGCAAGACGTATCGATTCCTGGGCCACTCAAGAGGCGATCCGGCCTACGGGCCATATCGCTCCAAGGAGGAACTGGTAGCGTGGAAGAAGAGAGACCCTCTGTTGGTCATTAACAAAGACGGCCGGCTGAGTCCTGAGGATGTTAAGGAAGTCGAAAAAGAAGTTTCCGAAATGATTGAGCAAGCCGTCCGCTATGCAGAGAAAAGTCCTGAGCCTGATGCCGGAACGGTACTCGAAGACATCTATGTCCAGGAAAGGTGTAGCCCGTCATGA
- a CDS encoding 2-oxo acid dehydrogenase subunit E2, producing MATEVTIPNLGYTMTVAKILRWLKSVGDTVEAGETLLEIETDKVTYGIESPATGIVKALVVNEGEEVPVGGVVAIVGAADEEIDVGLYRNGEKEKPAVEVGRARLPQGAPPTAPRPMRNGVPASPLVRKVARDKGIDLSLIRGSGRSGRIRMADLEKYLREFKQARAGAPPTNEPGEIAEIIPMTPIRRTIAQRLSQSSHDAPHFNLFTEVDMAEAIKLREIVREKIEWKTGVKLSLNDIYIKTVAAVLGDYPRLNARLEGDQIEVFRNINIGLAVALDDGLIVPAIEKADRKSLWQIATERKDLVERARNGRLSLHELERGTFTISNLGMYDIVAFTSILNPPQTGILSIGKTMDRPIVRDGSVVIRPMVAMTLAVDHRVVDGAVGARFLRDLKSALENPYLLF from the coding sequence ATGGCAACTGAGGTAACCATACCCAACCTGGGTTACACGATGACCGTAGCCAAGATATTGAGATGGCTGAAATCTGTTGGCGATACGGTGGAAGCCGGGGAAACCCTGCTGGAGATCGAGACAGATAAAGTGACCTATGGCATAGAGTCTCCAGCCACCGGGATCGTCAAGGCACTCGTTGTGAATGAGGGAGAGGAAGTGCCCGTGGGAGGCGTCGTGGCGATCGTCGGCGCGGCTGACGAAGAGATCGACGTTGGCCTCTACCGGAACGGTGAAAAGGAGAAGCCGGCCGTCGAGGTCGGCCGGGCTCGACTACCCCAGGGGGCTCCCCCGACCGCTCCGCGGCCAATGAGGAACGGCGTACCGGCCTCACCATTGGTTAGAAAGGTCGCCAGGGATAAGGGGATTGACCTTTCGTTGATTAGGGGATCGGGCCGTTCGGGAAGAATTCGGATGGCCGATCTGGAGAAGTATCTTAGGGAGTTCAAGCAGGCCAGAGCCGGAGCACCCCCCACGAACGAGCCGGGCGAAATCGCAGAGATTATTCCCATGACACCCATTCGCCGGACCATTGCCCAGCGGCTCTCTCAGAGCTCTCATGACGCTCCTCATTTCAATCTGTTTACAGAAGTTGACATGGCCGAGGCCATAAAGCTGCGTGAAATCGTGAGAGAGAAGATCGAGTGGAAAACCGGTGTGAAGCTTTCTCTGAATGACATCTACATCAAGACGGTAGCCGCTGTGCTTGGAGACTATCCCCGTCTCAATGCCAGATTGGAGGGTGATCAGATCGAAGTGTTCAGAAACATCAACATCGGTCTGGCGGTGGCTCTTGACGACGGGTTGATTGTCCCAGCCATCGAAAAGGCGGACCGGAAAAGCCTCTGGCAGATTGCCACTGAACGAAAGGATTTGGTGGAGCGGGCCCGCAACGGCCGTCTGTCCTTACACGAACTGGAGCGAGGAACGTTCACGATATCGAACCTAGGAATGTATGACATTGTCGCTTTTACCTCCATTCTCAACCCGCCCCAGACCGGTATCTTGTCTATTGGCAAGACCATGGACAGGCCCATTGTCAGAGATGGGTCGGTTGTCATCCGACCCATGGTCGCGATGACCCTGGCCGTGGATCACCGGGTCGTTGACGGTGCGGTGGGAGCGCGGTTTCTTCGGGATCTCAAGAGTGCGCTTGAGAATCCCTACCTGCTGTTCTGA
- a CDS encoding alpha-ketoacid dehydrogenase subunit beta, with the protein MREIKYAEALREALAEEMRRDERVFVFGEDVELGYAFTVCKGLIDEFGPERVFDTPICEQTIVGVAVGSSMMGMRPVPEIQFCDLLPLCMDQICNQAAKLRYMSGGQVSFPLVVRSPAGRWGGFAAQHSQTLDAWFMNVPGLKVAVPATPYDAKGLLKAAIRDEDPVLFIERKLLYQIPGPVPEEEYIVSFGEARTHREGSDLTIVAIGRMVGIALEASEVLEREGVTATVLDPRTLIPLDKKAILESVTKTHRAVIVEEGPKTGGVGGEIAALIAEEVLDSLDAPIRRIAALDAPIPFNSALEDSVFPNAHRVVEVVRDLMSF; encoded by the coding sequence ATGAGAGAGATCAAATATGCAGAGGCGCTCCGTGAGGCCCTGGCCGAGGAAATGCGCAGGGATGAAAGGGTTTTCGTATTCGGAGAGGATGTTGAACTCGGCTATGCATTCACCGTGTGCAAGGGATTGATCGACGAGTTTGGTCCCGAGCGGGTTTTTGACACACCGATTTGTGAACAGACGATTGTGGGCGTGGCTGTGGGATCCTCCATGATGGGCATGCGGCCGGTTCCCGAGATCCAGTTCTGTGACCTGCTTCCCCTGTGCATGGATCAGATATGTAATCAGGCGGCCAAGCTTCGTTACATGTCCGGAGGACAGGTCTCTTTCCCTCTGGTCGTCCGGAGCCCTGCCGGTCGATGGGGGGGATTTGCGGCCCAGCACTCACAGACACTCGATGCCTGGTTCATGAATGTTCCGGGGCTCAAGGTGGCTGTGCCGGCAACGCCGTACGATGCTAAGGGCCTCTTGAAGGCGGCTATTCGGGATGAAGATCCGGTATTGTTTATCGAACGAAAGCTCCTTTACCAGATTCCCGGGCCGGTTCCTGAAGAGGAGTACATTGTGTCTTTTGGGGAAGCGAGAACTCATCGGGAGGGTAGCGATCTGACTATTGTGGCTATCGGCCGCATGGTGGGGATAGCCTTGGAGGCCTCCGAGGTACTCGAAAGAGAGGGAGTCACCGCGACGGTCCTGGATCCGAGAACCCTCATTCCCCTTGACAAAAAGGCCATCCTTGAATCGGTGACAAAAACCCATCGAGCCGTGATCGTTGAGGAAGGTCCCAAGACAGGGGGAGTGGGGGGGGAAATCGCTGCCTTGATTGCAGAAGAGGTCCTGGACTCTTTGGACGCGCCGATCCGCCGGATTGCAGCCTTGGATGCACCGATTCCTTTCAATTCGGCCTTAGAGGACTCTGTTTTCCCGAACGCGCACAGAGTGGTCGAAGTCGTCAGGGACTTGATGTCGTTCTGA